In Bacillus toyonensis BCT-7112, a single window of DNA contains:
- the def gene encoding peptide deformylase, with amino-acid sequence MAVLEIVKHPNEVLETPCERVINFDKKLVKLLKDMHETMLMADGVGLAAPQVGVSLQVAVVDVDDDTGKIELINPSILEKRGEQVGPEGCLSFPGLYGEVERADYIKVRAQNRRGKVFLLEAEGFLARAIQHEIDHLHGVLFTSKVTRYYEENELE; translated from the coding sequence ATGGCAGTTTTAGAAATAGTAAAGCATCCAAATGAAGTGTTAGAAACACCATGTGAAAGAGTAATTAACTTTGATAAAAAGTTAGTGAAATTGTTGAAAGATATGCATGAAACAATGTTAATGGCGGACGGAGTCGGTTTAGCTGCACCTCAAGTAGGGGTAAGCTTGCAAGTAGCAGTTGTTGATGTCGATGATGATACTGGGAAAATCGAGTTAATCAATCCATCAATATTAGAAAAACGTGGTGAACAAGTAGGTCCCGAAGGCTGTTTAAGCTTCCCGGGACTTTATGGTGAAGTGGAACGTGCAGATTATATTAAAGTAAGAGCACAGAATCGCCGAGGTAAAGTGTTTTTATTAGAAGCGGAAGGATTTTTAGCGCGTGCAATTCAACATGAAATCGATCATTTACACGGTGTTCTATTTACATCGAAAGTGACAAGATATTATGAAGAAAACGAATTAGAATAG